aaaaaaaaaaaaaaaaagaagagaaacagagaggaCCGAGCTGCGTTCCTGTGCGATCCCACAGCCAACAGCTTCGCGATGGGCCGGGAGGGCGTGCGGGCAATGGCTGAGCCGGGAGAAGGCACCGCTGCTCGGGGGGAATGGCTCGGGAGAACCTGCCGGTACCCCCGGCATCTCCCCGCAGAGAGGGGCACCGAGCGGCTCGGGATCGCACTCTCcctttgtttctatttcctCGCCCCATTCCCACACACGGGGGCTTCTTTGATTCAGGGAATTCAGCCAGCAGACGAGCAAGGACTTGTGCCTAGGTTCGTCTCTCACTTTTTGTGACCTAGAGCTACCCTAGGACAAGCAAATCATatgcttattttaaatagaatatTTCATTCAGCACCTCAAGATTAAGGTATTCCTGTCAGATAAGCTGTCAGTCACTAACTACTTAGACACCACATTGTAGAAGCCTAGTAGCCCTGGTAAAGATGATACATATCATGTAAACCCCATCAACAAGATCAAAGTCTTCTTCTTTAATAGGATCCAATACATGTCAAACCTCATTCCAATCAAATCGTCCGTAAATGAATTCAAGATGAATATGTCATAGAATAATGTGACAGTGCAATCACATGGGGTCAGGGGTTGTTGTTTCAATGAGAGAGTCGTCAAATATTAATTCTAGAACCTCCAAATGAATAGGCATTCAGCGGGATTaggcagctgctggtggggcgTTGTGTCGCTGATTTGTGTTTATGCAAGTACGTTAAACACTAGGCTGAAAAAAATACCGTCTCCTTTGAACTGAAAAATAGACATATTTTAACTTACTTGACTTTTCCAGGATGTTTCTGTAAAGtcgttttcttttcctcattaCAAGGGGAGTCTTGTGCCTCATTTCCTGACTCGGTTCCTGTTAGGGAAGAGGGGTGGAAAGTTAAGAGCACAACCGTTTGCGTGTGATATGAAATGAGTGCGGCTATGTGTGACTCGGGCACCGGGGaggcaaaaggaaggaaagaaaaagccgCCGAGAGAAACAAACCCCAAGAGTTAACAGCGAGGGGTGGGCGAGGGGAGCTTTCTCCGAGGGGAAACTGGAGGCTGTCTCCCCAGCAAAGCATCACATGTTTTATGGAGTCATGAAGTTTCCATGGCTgatgaagggggaaaaaaattatgaaaggGCATCTTTTCAACTTCTCCTTTGATCTGACATTCACCTTCTGGCAGACTGTTGTGAGGCGGGTTTCTATCAACTCGACTATATTGTTTACAGATCCTTCCTTCCCGAAATTAAATTTCGGGCTCTCCGCGAGCCTCCAACGCAAGTTGTTGTCTCAGCAAGGATTAGCATTGTAACACCCTGGCACTTCTCCCTGCCTATAATTTTCAGCTTGCTCTTTGCACTCTGCGAGGCAcagcactgtcactgctgcaggcagaactTCGCGCATCTCTTTGAGCGGCAGCAGTAGCCCTGAGTGCAGATCTGGGCTTTGATACAATGTCCGAGGCCGAATTCTTACAGTTACCTTTGAAATTCTCAAGTGTTTTGCTatacagaaaagcagttttgctttttttttttttttttttccgaaggagattattattactatttctgttgctattattattattgagaCTCCAGGGCTGGGAAATAAAAAGTCTACACCAACACAAATAATTGATGATATTAATTATGAAACTTCGTCAGCCTATCATAAGCGTACTCCATCACGAATCGTTTGATGCCTTCAACCTTTTCACTGCTGCGATGAAAATTACAGCCGAAATAAAAAGGACCAGAGGAAACCCTCGGGGATTATTTTACTGGTCCATTTCCATCCACGCTCACACGTTTATAGAGCCAGAGCAGTAAGCACTGCCCTACTGGCCAGAGTTCTGCAGGAGTGGCGCCGTATGGGGTAGGATGGAGGAGTTGGGAGAGCTCAGCTCCCGAGCATTCTCTGAAACTTGTTGAAActggacaaaaataaataaataagtaccAATTTGCTGCGTTTAATATCTCAAATGGTTACCAGATGACAAAACCGAAGGCAAAACAGTTGTGGAACTGAGTAAATATTGGCTAAAACTCTGGGACGACCTCGCAGCCTCTCTGATCACACGGTACCACTGTCAGAGCGGGGAGCGGGATGCCCCACCGCCCGGGCAGGGCGGCCCTGTCCCGTGGCCGGCCGAACCCTGAGGGTCTGCTGCGGGGTTCCAGACCCCACCGGGGCCCTCGTTGCTGCCGAGTGGCTCGAGGCTCCCTCGGGCCAGCCGCGGGTGGAATCCGGCCGCTCTTCCCCAAAGTACGGGGCGATTGTGCAGCCGTCCATGGAGCAGTGAGGGGCCGGGAGCTGCCTCTGCCCGCAGCTCCCGCGGGAGCTCCGGTGTCCGGGTTCGTTGGCACTGCCTCGGGGTGCGGCAGTCCGGCCGGGTACCCTGTTCTGCCCGCGGGAAAACCGGGAAGAAGTCGATGCAGAGAGAACGTTCCTCGGCACCAGGTGGAGAAAGCCCCGAGCCCAGCAGTCGGGCTCCCCAAGCGGGGACGGCGGCACAGACCGAACCCGGCCGGgatgcccagggctgggggccGTCCCTGGCAAAGCAGCCGCGGGACTCGGAGCTCCCGGTGCCCGGGACTGGTACACGGAGCCAGGCTCGGGTCATAGGTCACCCTCAGCTGCGATGTGGGAGCCTCTCCCCTTTCCCGGGCGGCTCCGGGGATGGGGTCCCGCCCCCCCGAGGGCGCTGTGCGGTGCTGGCGGCAGCACCCAGCTCCTTGGCAGCTCCCCTGGCCCTGCCCCGGGGAGTGGGATGtgggtgggggtggagggggccGGCCGGGCTCCGTCCCTCCTGCAGCCGCCTATAAAGAGGGGCGCGCTGTGCCGAAGTGCCGGCTCCCCCGGCGCGGCCCCATGCCATCGGGCGCGGCGGTGGGCGAGGCGCTGGGCGGGGAGCGCATCCCTGGGACGCCGTACCACGGGTCTCACCATTGTCGGCGCCCCTCGCCCTCTGCTCGACATCCCCGGCCACCTAGGCGACAGCGGGACCGAGCTGGTCCTGCCGTTACCCTTCCCCACCGAGCTGCCGCCGTACCGCCCGGAGCCACTCCCGCCCCGGTCCGCAGACCCCCGTCCCTCTCCGCCTTGAGGAGTGCCGCCCAGCACGCCCCTCAGGGCCCGGGGAGtgggcgcggggccggcggtGAGTGGCGGTGCCCCCCTCGACGGCACCCCGGGGTTTCTCTCTCCGTGCGCCCGCCCCACACGCCGAGGTGCTGCCGGGAGCCGGCCCCACGTGGGTTGGGGCCGCCGAGGCGCTGCCTCCGGGCCCCGCGGGGCTCCTACCCTTCTCCCCCGGGGTGGCTGAGCCTCCTCCTGCCGAGACCCCCGAGGGCAGGGAGCTGTCTCCCAGGTCTTGGGGAAGGCGGTGGGGGCAGCCACCCAAGGCACCCCCTCCTCCCCGGCACTTACCCCTTCGACCTGTTGAAGGTTTCCCCTCATATCTGAACTGGCAAAAATtaaggggggtgggggtgcgtaaggggggggggggagggggggggggaggtgtgactggggggaagggggaagggaaaagaaagaaagaaagaatgaaagaagaaaacaatactccccctctccctccccccgtAAGAACCCACCACCTCTTTGGCGCTTCCATCGAGGCGGTcatccttcatttcttcttttcttgctttctggaAGCAGTTAGGGAATGTATGATGAAGCAGAAATGAGCCGTCAGGATGATATTTTAATGGCTTATATGTCACGTTGGTGCATGTGGCTTTGAACTGGAGCAGCTTTCGTTTCCTGCAGAGAGCGCGCCGCAAATCCCACTTGATAACTTCTACAAcccacaacattttttttcccccttacaTTCACTCTTACACCGTATATTTAGATACGCTTCCTAAAAATACCCTCCCGGCCGCCTTCTTGCGCGCTTTGTGCAGACCTGGCACGGTCACTGCTCCCCCTGCACTTGGAGGCATCCTCGCCCCACGCTGCCCAACTTTCAGGCTCTCCTGATGCCATCACCCTGAAGATTTCCCCATTACGCCGACAACCCTGTCCCTCGCTCCGGTTAATTTTAGAACCAAACGCAGAGATTAATGGGACGTCCGCACAGGATCACGTCCCGCAGAGGCACGCAGGGCGGGTGTACCTGTTGCTCTAAGCTACTGCAATTCCTCCGAGCGGATTTTGCAGAATGAATGCGTACGTGTAGATTCAGCCTCTCATTATTCCGAAAAGCTGCAAAGCCTCCCGAGCTCCGAGGGAAATTACATAATACATCTGCTCTGGAAGCGATCCTCACGCACCGAGCAAAGGCAAACTGCATCTGCAGATAAACTGCAGCGGAGCGCTCCTTGAAGGCATATCAAAGTTTATTTGTTGCTCGGTCGTTGGTCGGTTTCCTCCCTGGGCTACGGCCACTGCCACCCCTCCTGGCACCGCGCGCATCCCAGCGCCGGTGGCGGTGCCGCTGCCTCCCGCTCCGGTACCTGCGCGGCGGTGGCTGCCCGCGCCCTTCATTAGCACCGGGAGTTGAAAGTTTCTTTGTTTGCCACCACGAATTGGAGGGGCTCGGATTTAGTTGCGAGTAAGCCAAGTGAAGGGCTGAACAAAGGCGAAATTGAAGGATTCCGAGTCTTAGCGAGCTTTTTGTGTTTTCGTTACTAGAAAATAATTAGACCTAATGAATATGCAGGCGACCGAGTAAATAAACAATTTGCCGGGTTTCTGTGCGCGTACACACACATGTGCACGCACATaagtgtatatacacacacgtaCGCATCTATTGTAAAGTTTCGCGaggtctgttttttttccagagccGAAGCATCGTTTAAAATATTGTACAAACGTTGCCTGGCTTAATTGATTAAGCCACAAAGGCTTTCTGCTTTAAATATCACACTTCTACCTCTCGACAATCATTTTAATATATAGTCAATGGCTCTTTGTAGCGAGAACAAAAAAGAACTATCCGCAGATTTTCAATAGACTTTGAGCTGGGGAAAGACAGGTTAATCGAGGGTTGCATCTAGAAAACAACCAAGTGTTGTATGTTTGCACTGAATCCAAATGTCTGCATTTTTCTAACTAAATCAAAGGgagtgttatttctttttctgctcactCATCTGAAGGTAAGTAAATTTTCCCTGGCGATCAAAAGCCTGGTCAGCAACAAAGGCACCGCCTGCTTTTTCCACCGTCCTGGTGTGGCAAGTTGAGGAATTTCAATAACTGTGACAAGGGTGACTGATTTGTGAACTAGAAAAGGTTTGGATGTCAGAAAATTTACATTGCTCCTATCGAGggttttaaaggaaatgaagataaagatagatggggggaaaaaaaataaggatgcGGGAGTTTCATGCAGCAGAGCGAGGGACGATGCCTGTTTGGGCAATTCAGTTTTTACCTGAATGAAAGAGACCCCGTAAAAAGAGAGAGCGAGGaaaaggggggtggggtggggggtggggggggggggagagaaaggagaaaggaaataacagagaagaggcgaaagaacaacaacagaggTAGAAAGTGAAGAGTTCTCACCCACCTGCGTGTTGATGGGggcagaaaacaagatttatttcagaaaagaggTGGAGGGCAGAGGCAGCTCCCCCCACAATCACGCCTGTTGGCTACAGATAAAGCCCAGCGCACCCAGCACCTACTCTCGGAGAGTTCCGGTATTAACCAGGCGGCAAACAGCAACTTCAAAAGCAGCGAGTCACTACGGGGCTCCTCTTTTCAGAGCCTAAAAAGTTGCTCAGTGATCTTAAAAAATCGGAATCACCACGAAACCATCATTACCGTCATTATAGGAGTGCTGGAGCGAGAggggcagagagagggagaCAGGGGGAGAAAGGAACCTTAAGGATAATcaaagattattattattttttttttccttagcacaCATAGACACAAAAAGATGCGTTGGAAATATTTGcgtggggaaagaaaaaaaaaaaaaaagaaaaaaagaaaaaggtttattattaaaaaagggggaaaaaaaaaaaaagttgctacTCCTGGAAGCCCTGTTTGTCCAAAGGGCTGTCAGGGCGCTCACAATACCTGCGATTGATGAGGCGGAGCGGCCAATcagcggcgggcggcggccgtGCGCGCCCCTCGTtggcggggccggggggagtTACGCGGGGAAGGGGGAGCCGCCGGCAGCCAATCAGCGCCCACGTCCGCCCGCACGTCGCCCCGCCCCCGGCTCCCATTCATCAAGGGGGGGGCCGGTGTCGTCCTTTCAATTCATTTATCTGCAGGAATGATTGCCGCTATCAGTCTCGCGTTCACCGCCCGGCTGAGGAGGTGAAAGTTTCTCCCCAGGAAGATAAACCGCAAAAGACAATATTGTGCATGATTTGCGCCTTTttttgcaaagctgaaaaaaaaaaaaaaaaaggccaaaaaaaaaaaaaaataggggagAGTGTGGGGAAGCTcgaagaggagagagaaacaaCCTCTCGGCCACTTCGCCACATTCCTATAGccaaaaaaatcactgaaggaagtttcttttttgttttgtttttctgctgcccGCGCCGAGCTCTCGCCGTTATTGTTATTTGCGGGCAGTTTCTTTTTGCgcccaccccaacccccctcccCACTTCAGCCTCCCAGAAAAGTCAAAGCAGAGAGacagtgaatattttttttttttctgggggggggcacctttttttattgttattatttgcGACTGCGAAGATctctttcccccctttcccaccagcctctgttttttttttttttttttcctccccccctttttttttctcccccccgCGCTGATGCCGAAGGGGGTGTTTTTGATGTGGTTGCTTTGGTGGTGATCGTCGCCGACTTTCCAGAGAGGGTGTTTTcgccgctgccgccgctgctgctgcttctctccgCGTTGTGTGCGTGCGCGCGTGCTTTTTTTTGGGTTGCTGCATCGACGCTGGGAAGATGCTTCTGGATGCTGGACCGCAGTATCCCGCCATAGGAGTCACTACGTTCGGATCGTCTCGCCACCACTCCGCGGCCGATGTCACGGACAGAGAAGTGGGGCTGGGGATCAACCCCTTCGCCGACGGCATGGGCGCCTTCAAACTCAACCCCGGCGGCCACGAGCTGGCCTCGGCCGGGCAGACCGCCTTCACCTCGCAGGCTCCGGGCTACGCGGCGGCGCtggggcaccaccaccacccGCCCCACGTCGGCTCCTACTCCAGCGCCGCGTTCAACTCCACCCGGGACTTTCTGTTCCGCAACCGCGGCTTCGGGGAGGCCGCGGCCGCCAGCGCCCAGCACAGCCTCTTCGCCTCCGCCGCCGGCGGCTTCGGCGGCCCGCACGGACACGGCGATGCCGCGGGACATATACTTTTCCCCGGGCTGCACGAGCAAGCCGCCGGCCACGCTTCGCCCAACGTGGTGAACGGGCAGATGCGCCTGGGCTTCTCCGGAGACATGTACGGCCGAGCCGAGCAGTACGGCCAGGTCACCAGCCCCCGCTCCGAGCACTACGCCTCGAGCCAGCTGCACGGCTACGGCCACATGAACATGAACATGGCAGCGCACCACGGGGCGGGGGCCTTCTTCCGCTACATGCGGCAGCCCATCAAGCAGGAACTCATCTGTAAGTGGATTGAGCCCGAGCAGTTGGCGAACCCCAAAAAGTCCTGCAACAAAACTTTCAGCACGATGCACGAGCTGGTGACTCATGTCACCGTGGAGCACGTTGGAGGACCCGAGCAGTCCAATCACATATGTTTCTGGGAAGAGTGCCCGCGAGAAGGGAAACCTTTCAAGGCCAAATACAAACTCGTAAATCACATCCGAGTCCACACAGGTGAAAAACCTTTCCCCTGCCCTTTCCCAGGCTGTGGCAAAGTGTTTGCCAGATCAGAGAATCTCAAAATACACAAAAGAACTCACACAGGTACGGTAACCTTCTCTGTAGCCTTTCTGTCCGCGCGTGGACGCGCGGGGCCGGGTCGGGCCGGGCCGCTCCGGGGCCGTTTGCTGCTCCCGGGGCCGCGGAGCCGCACGGCGGTGCGGGCTCGAGCTCGGGCACGGCGGCGGCCGCGACAAAAAGCGAGCGGTGCCCGGGAGGCGGAGGGGGAGAGAGGCGCGGTTTGCTGTCGGAGTGctgagggcaggaggggaaaaaaaatcgcAGCGACCCGTCCTGGTAAATTTATAGGTTTTAATTAATAGTTCTTCGGCAGTTTTGAGCGTGGCGCGACGAGAAACGGTGCTAAATATTGCAGGCAGCTCATCCGTCTCCCCCGTGCGATTCAGGGGCTGGTAAATATTTAATTCCGTGGAGCGATTGGAAATCAACCGAGCCGAGCGCGTTCGCGTGTTATTGTTGTGCGGAGGAGGGCGGGCGCCGGGGGCCTGAGAACTTTTCCCCGCCGCGGGAGGCGGCCGCGCTGCGCTGGGCCGGGAGCGCTccccccgcaccgccccgcgccgAGCTGCTGCGAGGAGGGCTCGTGGGGCTGCGGCCGCCGTGCGTGCCTCGGTCCGGCCGGGCCGCGCTCGGTACTGCGGAAAATACGGGGGAGGGGGGCCGAGGGGAGAATATCACGAGAGCGAGGCATGAAAACGGCAAGCAGACGCGGAGATCGGGTGGAAAGAGCGGCACGCTAGCTCTGTGTCTCGCTTCGAGCGCTGCGAGAAGGGAGAGGGAGCTGCGCccggggctgggctgcagctggaacTCGCCCCTGCGAAcggagagaggggaaaaagaaaagttcttgggtgctctcccccctccccccatttgGAAATGGGCGCCGAGAGCGGGTCGGAGGTGCGGATAGgacagaggagagaaggaaggctTGGGGCTTTGAGCCCCGCTGAACTTCGAAAGTTGCGAGTGTTTGCGGTGGAGCCCCGGGCTCCCGTCCGGCGCTGCGGTGGGGGCGAGCAGAGATCCGGCGGCCCTGCCTAATCCGATCCgtttttccccccctccttccctctgcaaTAGGTGAAAAACCATTTAAGTGTGAATTCGAGGGCTGTGACAGGCGCTTTGCAAACAGCAGCGACCGCAAAAAGCACATGCATGTGCACACTTCCGACAA
Above is a window of Gallus gallus isolate bGalGal1 chromosome 9, bGalGal1.mat.broiler.GRCg7b, whole genome shotgun sequence DNA encoding:
- the ZIC1 gene encoding zinc finger protein ZIC 1 isoform X1, which encodes MLLDAGPQYPAIGVTTFGSSRHHSAADVTDREVGLGINPFADGMGAFKLNPGGHELASAGQTAFTSQAPGYAAALGHHHHPPHVGSYSSAAFNSTRDFLFRNRGFGEAAAASAQHSLFASAAGGFGGPHGHGDAAGHILFPGLHEQAAGHASPNVVNGQMRLGFSGDMYGRAEQYGQVTSPRSEHYASSQLHGYGHMNMNMAAHHGAGAFFRYMRQPIKQELICKWIEPEQLANPKKSCNKTFSTMHELVTHVTVEHVGGPEQSNHICFWEECPREGKPFKAKYKLVNHIRVHTGEKPFPCPFPGCGKVFARSENLKIHKRTHTGTVTFSVAFLSARGRAGPGRAGPLRGRLLLPGPRSRTAVRARARARRRPRQKASGAREAEGERGAVCCRSAEGRRGKKIAATRPGEKPFKCEFEGCDRRFANSSDRKKHMHVHTSDKPYLCKMCDKSYTHPSSLRKHMKVHESSSQGSQPSPAASSGYESSTPPTIVSPSTENQTASSLSPSSSAVHHTSSHSTLTSNFNEWYV
- the ZIC1 gene encoding zinc finger protein ZIC 1, yielding MLLDAGPQYPAIGVTTFGSSRHHSAADVTDREVGLGINPFADGMGAFKLNPGGHELASAGQTAFTSQAPGYAAALGHHHHPPHVGSYSSAAFNSTRDFLFRNRGFGEAAAASAQHSLFASAAGGFGGPHGHGDAAGHILFPGLHEQAAGHASPNVVNGQMRLGFSGDMYGRAEQYGQVTSPRSEHYASSQLHGYGHMNMNMAAHHGAGAFFRYMRQPIKQELICKWIEPEQLANPKKSCNKTFSTMHELVTHVTVEHVGGPEQSNHICFWEECPREGKPFKAKYKLVNHIRVHTGEKPFPCPFPGCGKVFARSENLKIHKRTHTGEKPFKCEFEGCDRRFANSSDRKKHMHVHTSDKPYLCKMCDKSYTHPSSLRKHMKVHESSSQGSQPSPAASSGYESSTPPTIVSPSTENQTASSLSPSSSAVHHTSSHSTLTSNFNEWYV